Proteins from a genomic interval of Quercus lobata isolate SW786 chromosome 11, ValleyOak3.0 Primary Assembly, whole genome shotgun sequence:
- the LOC115966689 gene encoding uncharacterized protein LOC115966689, which produces MNIEEKRMVVEPIEVLEDISLDEKNPERCTRIGADLEERIKKDLVCFLRKSIDVFAWSHEDIPGIDLSVITHHLNVYPSSKPIRQKKRVFAPERDNAIKEEVQKLTVAKFIREVYYPDWLANIVMVKKAACPKDSYSLPRIDQLVDSIAGHKLLSFMDAFFGYNQIRMDNTYQEKTSFITSQGLFCYKVMPFGLKNAGATYRRLVNHMFHSQIGWNVEVYVDDMLVKSQDKGKYLDDLQETFDTLRYQPRHAIKAQTLADFIAEFTPSYEDLSEVENRKKWIVHMDGSSTQFAGRIGVVLLSPKGDKLKHKVRLQYQTTNNEVEYEALLKGLELAKSVEAKMILVLGDSYLVIGQVNGTCEAKEERMKKYLNKVVRLVKKFKEANFIQIPRKENMEADTLVKEALASEGLDEFDEIQYLPSIDFPELYQIEGEENWITLIISYLKDGKLLEGKDETRKLRVRSARYVLMNEVLYKRGFSQPYLRCLVPDEANYVSREVHEGACGNHSGARSLVHKVICVGYYWPNMQADAKAYVKVCD; this is translated from the exons atgaatattgaagaaaagagaatGGTGGTTGAGCCTATTGAAGTGTTGGAAGATATttctttagatgagaaaaacCCTGAGAGGTGCACCAGGATTGGAGCAGATTTAGAAGAGAGAATTAAGAAGGACCTTGTCTGTTTCTTGAGGAAAAGTATTGATGTATTTGCTTGGAGTCATGAGGACATACCAGGTATAGACCTTAGTGTCATTACCCACCATCTAAATGTGTATCCTTCCTCTAAGCCTATACGACAGAAGAAAAGGGTGTTTGCTCCTGAGAGAGACAATGCTATCAAAGAAGAAGTGCAGAAGTTGACTGTAGCGAAGTTCATTCGAGAAGTTTATTATCCAGATTGGCTGGCCAATATAGTAATGGTCAAAAAGGCG gcttgccccaaggacAGCTACTCGTTGCCTCGCATTGACCAGTTGGTAGATTCCATTGCGGGACACAAGCTGCTTAGCTTTATGGATGCTTTCTTcggatacaatcagataaggatGGACAACACATATcaagaaaaaacatcatttatCACAAGCCAAGGCTTATtctgttataaggtgatgcccttcggtttAAAGAACGCTGGGGCAACATATCGGAGGCTGGTTAACCACATGTTTCATTCGCAAATTGGGTGGAATGTAGAAGTCTAcgtagatgacatgctggtgaaaagtCAGGACAAGGGAAAGTATCTGGACGACTTGCAGGAAACATTTGACACACTCAG ATATCAACCAAGGCATGCAATAAAAGCTCAAACCCTGGCAGATTTCATTGCAGAGTTCACTCCGAGTTATGAAGACTTAAGCGAGGTGGAGAATAGAAAGAAATGGATCGTCCATATGGATGGCTCATCAACACAATTTGCAGGAAGAATAGGAGTTGTTTTGCTGTCCCCGAAAGGAGATAAATTGAAGCACAAGGTTCGTCTACAGTATCAAACAACCAATAATGAAGTTGAGTATGAAGCCCTTCTTAAAGGATTGGAGTTGGCTAAATCTGTAGAAGCAAAAATGATACTCGTCCTGGGAGACTCTTATCTAGTCATAGGCCAAGTAAATGGGACATGTGAAGCCAAAGAAGAACGAATGAAGAAGTATCTTAATAAGGTGGTACGCCTTGTAAAGAAGTTTAAGGAAGCCAATTTCATTCAGAtcccaagaaaagaaaatatggaGGCAGATACTTTAGTAAAAGAAGCCTTAGCAAGCGAAGGACTGGACGAGTTTGATGAAATTCAATACCTGCCCAGCATAGACTTTCCAGAGTTGTATCAGATAGAGGGTGAAGAAAATTGGATAACTCTAATAATatcatacttgaaggacggaAAGCTTTTAGAAGGAAAAGACGAGACCAGGAAGCTCAGAGTCAGATCAGCCAGATACGTCCTCATGAATGAGGTGCTATACAAGAGGGGTTTTTCACAACCTTATCTGAGGTGTTTAGTTCCAGACGAGGCCAACTATGTATCGAGggaagttcatgaaggagcaTGTGGTAACCACTCAGGAGCCAGATCACTTGTCCACAAAGTCATCTGCGTAGGCTACTACTGGCCAAACATGCAGGCTGATGCCAAGGCATATGTCAAAGTCTGTGATTAA